The following coding sequences are from one bacterium SCSIO 12741 window:
- a CDS encoding tetratricopeptide repeat protein codes for MYVKAYETTLSILQAEKERANPESVYKYYNTLGNLQKEFKNYNKSLFFLYKALESSYLAKDTLGTSGVKNNLAQVYLLSGNLDSAKKYLYESQRIKSKSKQLRSLSNTQSLIGDLYFKLKNLDSAEFYYKKSLDIRLIIGDSSKVSSSIAQIARIETHKGNFHYSDSLLSKAERLSLRDSINGTLPDIAKIRIEWSEALGDPKEISKWYRIKDSLQQKIYGIEKQEAIDRMQIEFDVEQNQKALAQEEEKSQLLEERNAALFRTNSLLIGGVILLILFSISMVYLLNINRKNNRQLRAQGVQLEKQAEQIQVLHQEYKHRTSNHFSMISAMFQIHDKASESQLLSQVLQDYKGRVDSLSMINRHLVNPSGEKEVVDMSSYLDELIQNTELGYTSSKSVSIQNELRRFSLPSSLAMKMGIMVHELMTNFFKYALENNPSPELIILTLFENNQVFLKVQDNGPGLKDAQSSSHSSTGFGLRLIQTFVHELDGEISLSSDEGFKVEITFPFLEKS; via the coding sequence ATGTATGTAAAAGCATACGAAACAACTTTATCCATTCTTCAGGCTGAAAAAGAAAGGGCAAACCCTGAGTCGGTTTATAAATACTATAACACCCTCGGAAATCTACAAAAGGAGTTCAAAAACTACAACAAATCCCTATTCTTTCTTTATAAGGCTCTAGAATCATCATATTTAGCCAAAGACACTTTAGGCACTTCAGGAGTAAAAAACAATTTGGCCCAAGTTTACCTATTAAGCGGAAATTTAGACTCAGCCAAAAAATACCTTTATGAGTCTCAAAGAATAAAATCAAAATCAAAGCAATTAAGATCACTATCAAATACACAAAGCTTAATTGGGGACTTATATTTTAAATTGAAAAATTTAGATAGTGCCGAATTCTACTACAAAAAAAGTCTTGATATAAGACTGATAATTGGTGACTCATCAAAAGTTTCTTCATCCATTGCTCAGATAGCTCGAATAGAAACTCATAAAGGCAATTTTCACTATAGCGATTCTTTATTAAGCAAAGCCGAACGCCTTTCTTTACGAGATTCAATCAATGGCACACTTCCAGATATTGCGAAAATTCGAATCGAATGGAGCGAAGCCCTCGGCGACCCAAAAGAAATCTCCAAATGGTACCGCATCAAGGACTCCCTTCAACAAAAGATCTACGGCATCGAAAAGCAAGAGGCCATTGACCGGATGCAGATTGAATTTGATGTGGAGCAAAACCAAAAGGCCCTGGCACAGGAGGAGGAAAAAAGTCAATTGCTGGAGGAACGGAATGCTGCTCTGTTTCGGACGAACTCTTTGCTCATAGGTGGAGTAATTCTGCTTATTCTTTTCTCCATATCGATGGTCTACCTGCTGAATATCAACCGGAAAAACAACCGCCAACTTCGGGCTCAAGGAGTGCAGTTGGAAAAACAAGCTGAACAAATTCAGGTTCTCCATCAAGAATACAAACACCGAACGAGCAACCATTTTTCCATGATCAGCGCCATGTTTCAAATCCACGACAAGGCCAGCGAAAGTCAATTACTGAGCCAGGTCCTTCAAGATTATAAAGGTCGGGTAGACTCCCTGTCTATGATCAACCGGCACCTGGTTAATCCTTCGGGAGAAAAAGAAGTGGTGGATATGTCCAGTTACCTGGATGAGCTTATTCAAAATACAGAGCTCGGGTATACTTCTTCTAAAAGCGTTTCTATTCAAAACGAACTACGGCGCTTTTCACTTCCGTCTTCATTGGCCATGAAAATGGGAATTATGGTTCATGAATTAATGACCAACTTCTTTAAGTATGCCCTGGAAAACAATCCATCGCCCGAATTAATCATCCTAACGTTATTCGAAAACAATCAGGTCTTCCTCAAAGTGCAGGACAATGGCCCTGGATTAAAAGACGCCCAAAGCAGCTCGCACTCATCCACCGGATTCGGTCTTAGGCTTATCCAAACTTTTGTCCATGAATTGGATGGGGAAATAAGTCTATCTTCTGATGAGGGTTTTAAAGTGGAAATCACCTTCCCCTTCCTCGAGAAAAGCTAA
- a CDS encoding DEAD/DEAH box helicase: protein MPNKGKPVRAKSKPRHASNRKKNKRVSSINPDSLIRKASPAKPEEVTLHREVKSLPLDHRLIRNITHKGFKQLTQIQDGSLEFQLEGKDVLGIAKTGTGKTGAFLIPLIQRLLVENKNRKTLILVPTRELAVQVEEEFNSLAKKLPMRAICVIGGTSVNRDIQRLRERPQLVIGTPGRVQDLIVRKALRLKSYNGLILDEFDRMLDMGFVKEVMGIARGMVHRDQTVLFSATVNDKQKPSIDELLKNPEMVRTTSGKETSDHIEQQVIRIKPNENKFSVLLNLIQQDEYEKVLVFAETKSWVKRITSKLRKSGIDVDEIHGNKTQNYRIRALNKFRRGELQVLAATDVAARGIDVDDVTHVINYQMPMDMDSYIHRIGRTGRAGKQGKAVTLVD, encoded by the coding sequence ATGCCCAATAAGGGCAAACCCGTTCGGGCCAAATCCAAACCCCGACATGCTTCAAATAGGAAGAAAAATAAACGGGTATCATCCATAAATCCGGATTCCTTAATTCGAAAAGCGAGCCCGGCGAAACCCGAGGAAGTAACTCTCCATCGAGAGGTTAAATCTCTTCCTTTGGATCATCGGTTGATCCGAAATATTACCCACAAGGGATTTAAGCAATTAACTCAGATCCAGGACGGCTCGCTGGAATTTCAGCTGGAAGGAAAGGATGTATTGGGGATTGCTAAAACTGGAACAGGTAAAACCGGGGCCTTTTTGATCCCGCTCATCCAGCGACTTTTGGTAGAAAACAAAAACCGAAAAACGCTCATTCTGGTACCCACCCGTGAACTCGCCGTTCAGGTGGAGGAAGAGTTTAACAGCCTGGCCAAAAAGCTCCCTATGCGTGCTATTTGTGTGATTGGTGGAACTTCAGTCAATCGGGATATTCAGCGCTTAAGAGAAAGGCCTCAGCTGGTTATCGGAACCCCTGGAAGGGTTCAGGATTTGATTGTCCGCAAGGCGCTTCGATTGAAAAGCTACAACGGGTTGATTCTTGACGAATTTGATCGAATGCTCGACATGGGATTTGTCAAAGAAGTAATGGGAATCGCACGTGGAATGGTGCACAGAGATCAAACGGTATTGTTTTCGGCTACCGTTAACGACAAACAGAAACCATCTATCGATGAACTGTTGAAAAATCCGGAAATGGTTCGAACGACCTCTGGAAAGGAAACTTCTGATCATATTGAGCAGCAAGTGATAAGGATTAAGCCGAATGAAAATAAGTTCTCGGTTCTCTTGAATTTGATCCAACAAGACGAATATGAAAAGGTTTTGGTATTTGCGGAGACCAAAAGTTGGGTGAAAAGAATTACGTCCAAGCTGCGAAAATCGGGGATAGATGTCGACGAGATTCATGGCAACAAAACTCAGAACTACCGGATTCGGGCTCTCAATAAATTTCGCAGAGGCGAATTGCAGGTACTGGCCGCAACAGATGTAGCCGCACGGGGCATTGATGTGGATGATGTAACCCATGTCATCAATTATCAGATGCCTATGGATATGGATAGTTACATCCATAGAATCGGTAGAACCGGAAGAGCCGGTAAACAAGGAAAAGCTGTAACTTTAGTAGATTAA
- a CDS encoding acyl-CoA desaturase, whose amino-acid sequence MTAFARFDTKKDRDFLKTIRKRVNEHFKSNDISRFANSTMVVKTIVMFALYLIPFLCIISGLFTNYWVIFLFWMIMGIGKSGIGLSVMHDANHGAYSRNPRVNRLLGLSMNIIGANAEVWKLQHNVLHHTYTNVDQIDDDINAPSFLRFTPYQELRPIHRFQFLYFWFFYGISILARVTFREYFRAYKFKKMGLTPKPGQFRELMVSLVIWKVIYFGLFLALPIWLSPVPVGFTILCFVIMHFIVGLTLSMVFQSAHVLPNCEIHQSNESGDLENSWIAHELKTTSNFAPNSKVLSWFIGGLNFQIEHHLFPNICHVHYKSISKIVEQTAREFDLPYNSYPSFTRASMEHVKLLYDLGRAEKVR is encoded by the coding sequence ATGACAGCATTTGCCAGATTTGACACGAAGAAGGATCGTGATTTCCTAAAAACCATACGTAAAAGAGTAAACGAGCACTTCAAGTCCAACGACATTTCAAGATTTGCCAATTCGACAATGGTGGTAAAAACCATCGTTATGTTTGCCTTGTACCTGATTCCTTTTCTGTGCATCATTTCAGGGTTGTTTACCAATTACTGGGTCATTTTTCTTTTCTGGATGATTATGGGTATTGGTAAATCGGGCATTGGTCTTTCGGTGATGCATGATGCTAACCATGGAGCTTATTCCAGAAACCCCAGAGTAAATCGACTTTTGGGACTATCGATGAATATTATTGGAGCCAATGCCGAAGTTTGGAAATTACAGCATAATGTGTTGCACCACACCTATACCAATGTCGATCAGATCGATGATGATATAAATGCTCCGTCCTTTCTGCGGTTTACACCCTATCAAGAGTTAAGGCCGATCCATCGTTTCCAATTCCTTTATTTCTGGTTTTTCTATGGGATTTCTATTCTTGCTCGAGTAACCTTTAGAGAATATTTTAGAGCCTACAAGTTCAAAAAAATGGGGCTCACCCCAAAGCCTGGACAATTCCGTGAGCTGATGGTGAGTTTGGTGATTTGGAAAGTGATTTACTTTGGCCTGTTCCTGGCTCTACCCATTTGGCTTTCCCCGGTTCCCGTAGGATTTACCATCCTTTGCTTTGTGATTATGCACTTTATTGTTGGATTGACTCTTTCTATGGTTTTTCAGTCTGCTCATGTGCTGCCCAATTGTGAAATTCATCAAAGCAACGAGTCTGGCGACCTGGAAAATAGCTGGATTGCCCACGAATTAAAAACAACGAGTAACTTTGCACCCAATAGCAAGGTGTTATCCTGGTTTATCGGAGGATTGAATTTTCAAATAGAACACCATCTCTTCCCCAATATTTGTCACGTGCACTATAAGAGCATTTCAAAAATTGTGGAGCAAACTGCCCGTGAATTCGATCTTCCTTACAACTCCTATCCAAGTTTTACCCGGGCCTCTATGGAGCACGTTAAGCTGCTTTATGACCTGGGCCGAGCTGAGAAAGTTCGATAG
- a CDS encoding response regulator transcription factor: MIQVVAIDDHQIMLDGLQAIFKPLADIELVHVVDRVDRAKRLNYSQIQVVILDIDLGEDNGMEFARYLLSTYPHLRILGFSMHEEREVISAFIQLGCHGYVNKMVSEDELIRAIRQVAAGQLLVGSKTVGSLADLFASASAHSQSPLSEREQEIVHLLVDDHSTKDVANRLFISPSTVETHRRNLMKKLGLKTLSGLTRYAIRMKWIQP; the protein is encoded by the coding sequence ATGATTCAAGTTGTTGCCATAGATGATCATCAAATCATGCTCGATGGGCTGCAAGCGATATTCAAACCTTTAGCTGATATCGAATTAGTCCATGTGGTAGATCGGGTAGACCGCGCCAAGCGATTGAATTATAGCCAAATTCAAGTGGTCATTCTCGATATTGATTTAGGCGAGGACAACGGGATGGAATTTGCCCGATACTTGCTAAGTACCTACCCACATCTCCGCATTCTTGGATTTTCCATGCATGAAGAAAGAGAAGTTATTTCCGCTTTTATCCAATTGGGCTGCCACGGATATGTCAACAAAATGGTGAGCGAAGATGAGCTGATCCGAGCTATACGACAAGTGGCTGCCGGGCAGCTTTTGGTGGGAAGCAAAACCGTGGGTTCTTTGGCCGACCTATTTGCAAGTGCTTCCGCTCATTCTCAATCCCCTCTTTCAGAAAGGGAGCAGGAAATTGTTCATTTGTTGGTGGACGATCATTCTACCAAGGACGTGGCCAACCGGTTGTTTATCAGTCCTTCTACCGTAGAGACGCATCGACGCAATCTGATGAAAAAGTTGGGCCTCAAAACGCTTTCGGGATTAACGAGGTATGCGATTCGCATGAAGTGGATTCAACCTTAG
- a CDS encoding T9SS type A sorting domain-containing protein yields the protein MKINTTFTRIWAFLVALVLTPAISWGQLVPNGSFESHSALPTTYGQIYLSTPWESATTDGTPEYFHRNASTGSPVWLPRTSMLEFGVQDVDINWGEAYAGINIGETASPLQNVDNWEYLSIPLDYGGLDPTKSYTVSFKVNIIDHDATHIGLVKPSIDIPVGGISAFLFNETTYPNLVLANRTTGVPLTSYVTNYPLAFEISNTSFIADEDNWVTVSGQVPVRPGGVVLDRLMIGSFLSEADLRSGAGIFLPSDPVGTYAFIDDVKIEVNSSTASACNCEDIEFSMAGSGPGCKELDISMPPGCQLDVDEIVVTVEGNLTSANKGGTITAGTDPGTEVITWDRDAYSGKYQFCFSGSTIGTVLIQLKDNAGNQLCRKMINCTCNGYEWTFEREYNSEDSSCCFNYKVKRIAENACEIYGFGIAGDVDFQIPYYAGNVILPNVGDELSSQTMVCMDKSATELDLELYNFTANPADGYDVQCSYNYELEDCPEACCDDIDIHLIRSPGNDPDCADIRAIFGNDACPSITAIRVIDNFFQIQNTVALSTSFPGNQHLGSYCCAHGSIFDYTIQFLNVQGEVVCHKRVSENCDDIQSCCDGIHPTTTAQATQTTPGIGIIDPDTIRCCWDINVPWIIGEHCDVAGWMVLDAGTPVPATAITFPNSNMGTFCSHNYTFDLGPLLAPGQVSTVELYLDQVLAVYDSNGDLLCTKPIRDTCELTFFGPPTGGGGFEQGKQGTTGIEDLIVDKENFKVAPNPTENRTTISYTLNKPSSIQLSLYNSAGELITIIEEGERETGDYSLSYDVSTLPMGIYYIFLQTNSERHSLPVQIIK from the coding sequence ATGAAAATCAATACAACTTTTACCCGAATATGGGCCTTCCTTGTCGCCCTCGTATTAACCCCGGCAATTAGCTGGGGTCAGCTGGTGCCCAACGGCAGCTTTGAAAGCCACTCTGCCCTTCCCACAACCTATGGTCAAATTTACCTTTCCACACCTTGGGAAAGCGCCACTACGGACGGAACTCCTGAATATTTTCATCGCAATGCCAGCACCGGATCGCCCGTTTGGTTGCCTCGTACCTCTATGCTCGAATTTGGGGTGCAGGACGTAGATATCAACTGGGGAGAAGCTTACGCCGGAATCAATATTGGAGAAACCGCAAGCCCCCTCCAAAACGTCGATAATTGGGAGTACTTAAGCATTCCCCTGGACTATGGTGGTCTGGACCCTACGAAATCTTATACCGTAAGCTTTAAAGTTAATATTATTGATCACGACGCCACTCATATTGGATTAGTTAAACCGAGCATTGATATTCCAGTTGGAGGAATTTCGGCTTTCTTATTTAACGAAACCACTTACCCTAATTTGGTATTGGCCAATCGCACCACTGGGGTTCCGTTGACCTCTTACGTCACCAATTACCCCTTAGCATTTGAAATAAGTAACACCTCTTTTATCGCCGATGAAGACAACTGGGTAACCGTATCTGGCCAGGTACCCGTTCGTCCAGGTGGGGTAGTTCTCGATCGACTTATGATCGGCAGTTTTTTGTCTGAGGCAGACTTACGTTCAGGAGCCGGAATTTTTCTTCCGAGCGATCCTGTCGGAACCTACGCCTTTATTGACGATGTAAAAATTGAAGTGAATTCATCCACCGCTTCAGCATGTAATTGCGAGGACATTGAATTTTCAATGGCTGGAAGCGGGCCAGGTTGCAAGGAACTCGATATTTCCATGCCCCCAGGTTGTCAATTGGATGTAGATGAAATCGTAGTTACGGTAGAAGGAAACCTAACGTCAGCTAACAAAGGTGGAACCATTACCGCTGGAACAGACCCTGGCACCGAAGTCATCACTTGGGACCGGGATGCTTATTCAGGCAAATACCAATTCTGTTTTTCCGGAAGCACTATTGGCACTGTGCTCATTCAACTCAAGGACAACGCCGGAAATCAGCTGTGCCGAAAAATGATCAACTGCACCTGCAACGGTTATGAATGGACCTTTGAGCGGGAGTACAACAGCGAAGATAGTAGCTGTTGCTTCAACTACAAGGTTAAACGAATCGCTGAAAATGCCTGTGAAATCTACGGTTTCGGCATCGCAGGAGACGTTGACTTTCAAATACCTTACTACGCCGGAAACGTGATTTTGCCCAATGTTGGCGACGAACTCAGCTCACAGACCATGGTTTGCATGGACAAGTCTGCCACGGAATTGGATTTAGAATTGTACAATTTCACCGCCAATCCAGCCGATGGATACGACGTTCAATGCAGCTACAACTACGAGCTCGAAGATTGTCCCGAAGCCTGTTGTGACGACATTGACATTCACCTCATTCGCTCCCCTGGCAACGATCCCGATTGCGCCGATATCCGCGCCATTTTCGGAAATGATGCATGCCCATCGATTACAGCGATTCGTGTGATTGACAACTTTTTTCAGATTCAAAATACCGTTGCTCTATCAACGAGTTTTCCCGGAAATCAGCACCTAGGTAGTTACTGCTGCGCCCACGGAAGCATTTTCGATTACACCATTCAATTTTTAAATGTTCAGGGTGAAGTCGTTTGTCACAAAAGAGTATCTGAGAACTGCGATGATATTCAAAGTTGTTGCGATGGCATTCATCCTACCACCACAGCTCAAGCTACTCAAACTACTCCGGGCATTGGAATTATCGATCCGGATACCATCAGATGTTGTTGGGATATTAATGTTCCTTGGATCATAGGTGAACATTGTGATGTTGCCGGATGGATGGTATTGGATGCCGGGACACCCGTTCCTGCAACCGCCATTACCTTCCCAAATTCAAACATGGGAACCTTCTGCAGCCACAACTACACCTTCGATTTGGGCCCACTTTTGGCTCCCGGCCAAGTATCTACTGTTGAACTGTACCTCGATCAAGTATTAGCCGTGTATGATTCAAACGGAGATCTTTTGTGTACCAAACCCATTCGTGACACTTGTGAGCTTACCTTTTTTGGCCCACCTACCGGTGGAGGTGGATTTGAACAGGGCAAGCAGGGAACCACCGGCATTGAGGATCTGATTGTGGATAAGGAGAATTTCAAGGTAGCTCCCAATCCAACTGAAAATCGAACCACCATTTCCTACACGCTCAACAAACCATCTTCCATTCAACTTTCCTTGTACAACAGTGCGGGTGAGCTGATCACCATTATTGAAGAAGGGGAACGGGAAACGGGAGATTACAGTTTGAGCTACGATGTATCCACCCTACCCATGGGCATCTATTACATCTTTCTTCAGACGAATTCGGAACGGCATTCTTTGCCTGTTCAGATTATCAAATAA
- a CDS encoding helix-turn-helix transcriptional regulator has translation MQHIKFDKTVCGVDFLLNVIDFQSGCDYTLESETQSANYFQVFFIKKAKGFLKLNDKTIELKPNTVVFISQFQHHSWHGDFSDFEGQLLVFQDEFLNDFFSDQYFAYRLLYFYQTEHPLVLSVSENYLFEHIERLKEIKKELVEPRSDSAHIIRSLLYYTLINLNRKYAQVNGIEEAISVDNSAYQFRKLVEKYIACKQRVEEYADLMKLSRVSLNKAVKNQFNVTATEFIKSRLLFELKMQFLHSPKTVSEIAHDYHFSEVNHLSRFFKQKTGQSPLEYRKAYQNGQPLA, from the coding sequence ATGCAGCATATCAAGTTTGATAAGACGGTTTGTGGCGTAGATTTTCTGCTCAATGTAATTGACTTCCAGTCCGGTTGTGATTATACCCTTGAAAGCGAGACGCAATCGGCCAATTACTTTCAGGTATTCTTTATTAAAAAGGCCAAGGGCTTCTTAAAGCTCAATGACAAAACCATTGAGTTAAAACCCAATACCGTGGTTTTCATCTCCCAGTTTCAACACCATTCCTGGCATGGTGACTTTTCCGATTTTGAAGGACAGTTATTGGTTTTTCAAGACGAATTTCTCAATGATTTTTTCTCGGATCAGTACTTTGCCTATCGACTTCTTTATTTTTATCAAACTGAACATCCCTTAGTCCTTTCGGTTTCAGAAAACTACCTCTTCGAGCATATTGAACGACTCAAGGAAATAAAAAAAGAGTTGGTAGAGCCCCGCAGTGATAGCGCACACATTATCCGGTCGTTACTTTATTACACGCTAATCAACCTTAACAGAAAATATGCCCAGGTCAATGGAATTGAAGAAGCTATTTCGGTAGACAATAGTGCCTATCAATTTAGGAAGTTGGTAGAAAAGTACATAGCCTGCAAACAGCGGGTGGAAGAGTATGCCGATCTGATGAAACTGAGTCGGGTAAGTTTGAACAAGGCTGTAAAAAATCAATTTAACGTCACCGCAACAGAATTCATAAAATCGCGGCTACTTTTTGAATTGAAAATGCAGTTTCTTCACAGTCCAAAAACTGTATCGGAGATTGCCCATGACTATCATTTTTCAGAGGTCAATCATCTTTCCCGATTTTTCAAACAGAAAACCGGTCAATCTCCCTTGGAATACCGTAAGGCTTATCAAAATGGGCAACCCTTAGCATGA
- a CDS encoding MBL fold metallo-hydrolase, with translation MKKVSSLLALVIVLWSCSTSTKTQFKAIDIQLIRNATLKVNYNGSTFLVDPSLSAKQSFMSFVVPDQNLNPTVDLPLAINQITEGVNAVLVTHTHLDHFDAAAEKNLDSNLPLFAQPSDQERLSQSPFKNVHFVESETQFEGTQIIRTSGKHGPEQLLEALGEVSGFILQAEGHPTLYIIGDCLWDDEVKATIKEFNPDIIVANTGGAQYGGGQILMNENDAIELAQFAPHAQVIAVHMEALDHCQTTRAKVTKAAKEAGVEIRVPADGERITLSL, from the coding sequence ATGAAAAAGGTTAGCTCATTACTTGCTCTCGTTATCGTCCTCTGGAGTTGTTCAACTTCTACAAAAACTCAATTTAAAGCTATTGACATTCAACTTATTCGAAATGCCACACTCAAGGTAAATTACAACGGATCCACCTTTCTGGTTGACCCTTCACTCTCTGCCAAACAAAGCTTTATGTCTTTTGTAGTGCCAGATCAAAACCTAAATCCTACCGTGGACTTACCCTTGGCAATCAACCAGATTACCGAAGGAGTAAATGCTGTGCTGGTAACCCACACGCATCTGGATCACTTTGATGCAGCAGCTGAAAAAAATCTGGATTCCAATCTCCCGCTGTTTGCTCAACCGAGTGACCAAGAAAGATTAAGCCAAAGCCCATTTAAAAACGTCCATTTTGTAGAATCTGAAACTCAATTTGAGGGAACACAAATAATCCGCACATCTGGAAAACATGGGCCGGAACAGCTTTTGGAAGCTTTAGGAGAGGTTTCTGGATTTATTCTTCAAGCCGAAGGGCATCCCACTCTTTACATCATTGGAGATTGCCTTTGGGATGATGAGGTAAAAGCGACTATAAAAGAATTCAACCCTGACATTATTGTAGCCAATACCGGCGGGGCTCAATATGGTGGAGGACAAATTCTTATGAACGAAAATGATGCTATCGAGCTTGCCCAATTTGCTCCCCATGCTCAGGTAATTGCTGTGCACATGGAAGCCTTAGATCACTGCCAAACTACCCGAGCCAAAGTAACGAAGGCGGCCAAAGAAGCGGGAGTTGAAATTCGGGTTCCTGCCGATGGTGAAAGAATCACCCTATCTTTATAA
- a CDS encoding n-acetylglutamate synthase: MNYHNKTFRPVETSENGEVGEETIFHYQQQDHILTCTYSGKSIRSGHLMGLVDPDGNIEMRYHQVNSKGELMTGICTSKPEIMDNGKIRLHESWSWTSGDCSSGNSILEEI, translated from the coding sequence ATGAATTACCACAACAAAACTTTTCGTCCGGTGGAAACCAGTGAAAATGGAGAAGTCGGTGAGGAAACCATTTTCCACTACCAGCAACAGGACCATATTCTTACTTGTACGTATTCGGGTAAATCCATTCGAAGCGGGCATCTAATGGGTTTGGTAGATCCGGATGGAAACATTGAGATGCGCTACCACCAAGTGAATTCTAAGGGAGAGTTGATGACTGGAATTTGTACGTCCAAACCCGAAATCATGGACAATGGAAAAATTCGATTGCACGAATCCTGGAGCTGGACATCCGGTGATTGCTCGTCCGGAAATTCTATTTTGGAGGAGATTTGA